The nucleotide sequence GTTGAGGGTGGCGCCGGGGAACCACTGGGCGCCGGGCATGGCGCGTTCGCCGATGACCCGCTCGTAGGGGGTGCTGAAGCGGATGTCGAACCACTCGGCCACCGCCGCCCAGAACGTGTCGAGTTGGTCGACGGACCAGCGGTGCAGCGCGGCGTAGCCGCCGTCGGCGGGCGCGTCGTACCGTTCGGCGGCCCAGCTCTGGAAGCGGGTGACGGCGGCGGTCGCCACGCGTTCGGGGCCCGGCTGCCAGAGCGGTGCGGGGCTGTTCTGTGTGGTCATGGGGTGGCTCCCGGGGCTGGCACGACACGGCTGGTACGGACGATGCCATGTGATCGTCCCGCGCACCAGGCCGGTTCGGCGGCGGCGACGCGGCGGGTCGGCGGCCGGCCCGCCCTACGCCGGGCCTACGACGGGTGAACGGGAGTTGAACGCAGCACCTGCTGTGCCCGACAGGTGGCAGGCTGATCATCATGGACCGTCGTGAACTGGTGCGTTCGATGAAAGAGGCCGGCTCGATACAGGGGCTGCGCGGTGTTCCTTCGGCGTGGCGGCGGTGGCGTACCGATGCCGGGGAGCTGTCGGCGCGGGGTCCTGAGCGGGCCAGGGTGCCCGGTCCGGTGAGCGGCGCCGAGCCGCTGCCGGGCGGCGGGACCGTACGGTTCGCGCGCGCGGAGCTGCATGTGTGTGTCTCGCTGGGGGGCGCGGTGTTCTGGGCGTGGGACGGGGCGCGTCCGCTGCCGTCGTACGCGCTGGCGGGCGCGGCGCCCGAGCCTGATCCGCGGGCGGGCCTCGAACCGGACACGGACGGCGGCTGGCGGGTGGTGTCCGAGCGGGTGACGGTGGCGATCTCCCGGCACGGCGGTGTGGAGGTGCGTACGCCGGGGGGTGTCGTGCTGCGCCGGGAGCTGCCGCCGCGCTGGTGGGAGCCGGTGGCGGGCGGTCCGGCGCGCTGGGTGCAGCGTACGGAGGTGGCGGCGGACGCGCGGTTCTTCGGGCTGGGCGGGCGGGCTTCGGGGCCCCGGCTGCGCAGCGGCACGTACCGGCTGTGGAACACCGATCCGCGGGGCGGCGGGTTCGGGCGCGACGAGGATCCGCTGTATCTGACGATGCCGGTGCAGCTGGTGGTGGCGGACGGGGGGACGCATCTGGCGTTCCACGACAACTCGTGGGAGGGGCGGGTCACGCTCCGGGAAGGTGAGGAGGGCGCGGGTTCGGGCCATGACCGTCCGGGGACGAGTGAGCTGCGGATGGAGGGCGGCCCGCTGCGCTGCTGGGTGGTGACGGGTACGCCGGCGCGGGTGCTGCACGGCTGGGCGGCGCTGACCGGGGCGCCGACGCCGCCGCCGTCCTGGGCGCTGGGGCCGCAGCACGCCCGGTGGGGTTTCGGCAGCGAGCGGGAGGTGCGGCGGATCGTCGCCGGTTACCGGGAGCGGGGGCTGCCGCTGTCGGCCCTGCATCTGGATATCGACCACTACGACGCGCATCAGGTCTTCACGGTCGACCGTGAGCGGTTCCCCGATCTGCCGGGGCTGGCTTCGGAGTTGCGCGAGGACGGCGTACGGCTGGTGTCGATCGTCGATCCGGCGGTGAAGGCGGAGCCGGGTACCGAGGTCTACGACAGCGGCGCTGCCGCGGATGTCTTCGTACGGGACGCCCGGGGCCGGGAGGTGCACGGCCGGGTCTGGCCGGGCGAGTGTGCCTTCCCCGACTTCACGGCTCCGGCGGCGCGCGCCTGGTGGGGCGGGTGGTACGAGGAGCGGCTCGCGCAGGGGTTCGCCGGGTTCTGGCACGACATGAACGAACCGGTGTCGTTCGCCTCGTTCGGCGACCGGACGCTGCCGAGGTCGGCCAGGCACCGGCTGGAGGGCCGGGGCGGGGACCACCGCGAGGCGCACAATGTGTACGGTCTCGCGATGGCGCGTGCGGCGTTCGACGGGCTGCGCGGGCTGCGCCCCGACGAGCGGCCGTTTCTCTTCTCGCGCTCGGGCTGGGCGGGATTGCAGCGGTACGGCGGCAGTTGGTCGGGCGATGTGGCGACGAGCTGGCAGGGGCTGCGTGCCTCGCTGGCGCTGGTGCTGGGGCTCGGTCTGTGCGGGGTGCCGTACTCGGGCCCGGATGTGGGGGGTTTCGACGGGAGCCCGACTCCTGAGCTGTATCTGCGCTGGTTCCAACTCGGTTCGTATCTGCCGCTGTTCCGTACGCACGCGGCGATCGACGCGGGCCGCAGGGAGCCGTGGGAGTTCGGGCCCGAGGTGCTGGAGCACGCGCGGGCCGCGCTGGTCGAACGGGAGCGGCTGCGGCCGTACTTCGTGACGCTGGCGCAGTTGGCGAAGCTCACGGGGGCGCCGTACGCACGGCCGTTGTGGTGGGGTGCGCCGGAGGACCGGGCGCTGCGGGACTGCGAGGACGCGTTCCTGCTGGGGGATTCGCTGCTGGTCGCCCCGGTGCTGGAGCGGGGTTCGGACCGGCGGGCGGTGCGGCTGCCGAGGGGGCGGTGGTACGACACGGTCACCGAGGAGGCTTTCGAGGGGCCCGGGCAGGTGTTGCTGGACGCGCCGCTGTCGCGAACTCCCGTGCTGGCGCGGGCGGGCACGGTGCTTCCGGTGCGGGGCGCCGACGGCAGGCTGGAGTTGGAGGCGTGGGCGCCGTCGCCCGGCCGGACCGGCGGGGGTCTGGTGGTGCCGGACCCCGGGGACGGCTGGCTGCCGGCGGAGGTGGAGCGCTACACGTCGCGGTTGCGGGGCACCGAGGTGCGGGTGGAGCGGGTGACGGACGGCGGGCCTGTGGCCCCGCGGTGGCCGGTGCGGGTGCGGGGCGTGGCGCCGGGGGTGGCTCAGCCGTAGTTTCCGGCGAAGAAGGCCCGTACGGCTTCGGTGTGCAGCGGGAACGCCAACTCGACCGGTGCGTGCAGCAGATGCCAGCCTTCCGTCTCGTCGGTCGCGACGGAGGTCGGCAGTTGGGCGGCCGGGCGTACCGGGAGGAGCCCGAAGAGCAGCAGATGACCGTCCTGGGAGCTGAGCGCGTCGGCGAGGCGTACGTCGTCGCGTGCCGCCTCGATGCCGGTCTCCTCGCGCAGTTCGCGTACGACGGCGTGCCGCCAGTCCTCGTTGTCGTCGACGAAGCCGCCGGGCAGGGCGACCTGGCCGAGCTGGGGTTCGATGGTGCGGGTGATGACGACGAGCCCTGTGCCCTGTTCGTCCGTCGCGGGCACCAGGGCGATGGCGACCGGCAGCGGGTTGCGGTAGGCGGTGTCGCCGCAGGCGGCGCAGGTGCGGGGCCAGTTGGTCTGGTCGGCCCGGTAGGGCGTGCCGCAGCTGCCGCAGTGGGAGAAGCGCACCGGCTTCTCGGGGTGCTGGAGGCGGCCGTCGGGGTTCGCTGGGTCTTTCGTGGGCTCGGGCACGCGCGGACTGTACCGGACTGTGTTTCCCGTCGCGGGACTTGGCACTACCGTGCGGTTATGGCGGAGCAGACAGCAGAGCAGACGTTCGATTCGTACGAGGAGTTCTGGCCGTACTACGTGGCCATGCACTCCAAGGCGGCGACCCGTTGGGTCCATCTGACGGGCACCCTGACCGGACTCGCGGTCAGCGTCTACGGCCTGGCGCGTGGCCGGAAGCGGTACGCGGCGGCCCTGCCGCTGATCGGTTACGGGACGGCCTGGCCGGCGCACTTCCTGATCGAGAAGAACAACCCGGCGTCGTTCGGGCATCCGGCCTGGTCGCTGCGGGGCGATGTGGAGATGATCCGGATGATGCTCACCGGCAGGGACGGGGAGTTGGCCGAGACGGCGGCGAAGTGGCTGGCCGAGCACCCGCGTTGAGCCGGGCGCGCGCGGAGCCGGCAGGCGTTGGGCCGGGCGCGCGCGCAGGCCGGCGGACCGGCGAACGGCCCGTCCCCTGGCGATCGAGGGGCGGGCCGTGAGCCGTCTGAGGTGCCGGGCCGCCGGTCAGGTGGTGGGCGTGAGGGTGGCGGCGTGGTCGCGCTCGCGCGTCGCGAGGCTCATCGCGTGTTCGACGACGGCGATCAGTACTTCCTTCACCGACTCGCGTTCCCGCGCGTCGCACATCACCAGCGGCACCTCGGGGTCGAGGTCGAGCGCCGCCCGTACGGTCTCGCCCGGGAACCTGCTCGCGCCTTCGAAGCAGTTGACGGCGACGGTGAACGGGATGCCGCGCCGCTCGAAGTAGTCGACGGCGGCGAACGAGTCGGCGAGACGGCGGGTGTCGGCGAGTACGACGGCGCCCAGCGCGCCCTGGGCCAGTT is from Streptomyces sp. NBC_00370 and encodes:
- a CDS encoding GTP-binding protein; the encoded protein is MVFGRSSRRQRPADPVTLKILVAGGFGVGKTTLVGAVSEIKPLRTEEVLSEAGRPVDDVEGVEKKTTTTVAMDFGRITLRDDLVLYVFGTPGQDRFWFLWDELAQGALGAVVLADTRRLADSFAAVDYFERRGIPFTVAVNCFEGASRFPGETVRAALDLDPEVPLVMCDARERESVKEVLIAVVEHAMSLATRERDHAATLTPTT
- a CDS encoding NUDIX domain-containing protein; this translates as MRFSHCGSCGTPYRADQTNWPRTCAACGDTAYRNPLPVAIALVPATDEQGTGLVVITRTIEPQLGQVALPGGFVDDNEDWRHAVVRELREETGIEAARDDVRLADALSSQDGHLLLFGLLPVRPAAQLPTSVATDETEGWHLLHAPVELAFPLHTEAVRAFFAGNYG
- a CDS encoding DUF962 domain-containing protein, yielding MAEQTAEQTFDSYEEFWPYYVAMHSKAATRWVHLTGTLTGLAVSVYGLARGRKRYAAALPLIGYGTAWPAHFLIEKNNPASFGHPAWSLRGDVEMIRMMLTGRDGELAETAAKWLAEHPR
- a CDS encoding glycoside hydrolase family 31 protein translates to MDRRELVRSMKEAGSIQGLRGVPSAWRRWRTDAGELSARGPERARVPGPVSGAEPLPGGGTVRFARAELHVCVSLGGAVFWAWDGARPLPSYALAGAAPEPDPRAGLEPDTDGGWRVVSERVTVAISRHGGVEVRTPGGVVLRRELPPRWWEPVAGGPARWVQRTEVAADARFFGLGGRASGPRLRSGTYRLWNTDPRGGGFGRDEDPLYLTMPVQLVVADGGTHLAFHDNSWEGRVTLREGEEGAGSGHDRPGTSELRMEGGPLRCWVVTGTPARVLHGWAALTGAPTPPPSWALGPQHARWGFGSEREVRRIVAGYRERGLPLSALHLDIDHYDAHQVFTVDRERFPDLPGLASELREDGVRLVSIVDPAVKAEPGTEVYDSGAAADVFVRDARGREVHGRVWPGECAFPDFTAPAARAWWGGWYEERLAQGFAGFWHDMNEPVSFASFGDRTLPRSARHRLEGRGGDHREAHNVYGLAMARAAFDGLRGLRPDERPFLFSRSGWAGLQRYGGSWSGDVATSWQGLRASLALVLGLGLCGVPYSGPDVGGFDGSPTPELYLRWFQLGSYLPLFRTHAAIDAGRREPWEFGPEVLEHARAALVERERLRPYFVTLAQLAKLTGAPYARPLWWGAPEDRALRDCEDAFLLGDSLLVAPVLERGSDRRAVRLPRGRWYDTVTEEAFEGPGQVLLDAPLSRTPVLARAGTVLPVRGADGRLELEAWAPSPGRTGGGLVVPDPGDGWLPAEVERYTSRLRGTEVRVERVTDGGPVAPRWPVRVRGVAPGVAQP